One genomic region from Rhodothermales bacterium encodes:
- a CDS encoding rhomboid family intramembrane serine protease, which translates to MFVESPLTIILILLNVLVSGYALWFDTALLDRLSFRPAQVLKNREYYRLLSAGFVHAGPGHLAFNMLTLFFFGPALERLLGPVGFLVVFFVSEFAAHGLTLWWQRNSHAYAAVGASGAISGVLLSFCLFRPFDQIGLFFAIWIPAWLFAVGFLGFSVYAMSRRDNPNMGGIAHEAHLGGAIGGLIATLLVEPAALSIFLRQIM; encoded by the coding sequence ATGTTCGTTGAAAGCCCGCTGACCATCATCCTGATCCTTCTCAATGTCCTCGTAAGTGGATATGCCCTCTGGTTCGATACGGCATTGTTGGACCGGTTGTCCTTTCGGCCCGCCCAGGTGCTCAAGAACCGGGAGTACTACCGACTGCTGTCCGCAGGATTCGTGCACGCCGGGCCGGGTCACCTGGCCTTCAACATGCTGACCCTGTTCTTTTTCGGGCCCGCTCTGGAGCGACTCCTGGGTCCGGTTGGTTTCCTGGTGGTGTTTTTCGTCTCCGAATTCGCCGCCCACGGTTTGACACTCTGGTGGCAGCGGAATTCGCACGCCTATGCGGCCGTGGGTGCGTCCGGGGCCATTTCGGGCGTACTGTTGTCCTTCTGCCTGTTCCGGCCGTTCGATCAGATCGGGCTGTTCTTTGCCATCTGGATTCCTGCGTGGCTGTTTGCGGTGGGCTTCCTGGGCTTCTCGGTCTATGCCATGAGCCGGCGGGACAATCCGAACATGGGAGGGATTGCCCATGAGGCCCATCTGGGCGGAGCGATCGGCGGACTCATCGCAACGTTGCTCGTGGAACCGGCCGCCTTGTCGATCTTCCTTCGACAGATCATGTGA
- the aroF gene encoding 3-deoxy-7-phosphoheptulonate synthase — translation MVVVMERGAREDQIEAVIARLNDFGFDVHRSSGSQQTVLGAIGVKPDFDRRHIQLLDGVSEVHRVTEPYKFASRSWSRENTVVTLPHAAIGGPDLVVMAGPCSVESEEQIHESARIVAQAGARMLRGGAFKPRSSPYAFQGHGEPGLRWMRDAATANGLDVITEVMDASQVELVARYADVLQIGARNMQNHTLLRAVGQSGRPVLLKRGLSATIEEWLMSAEYILAADNPHVILCERGIRTFETATRNTLDLSAVPVVKSKSHLPIVVDPSHGIGIRNKVEPMALAAVAAGADGLMIEMHPDPPAALSDGPQSLFPEQFNTLMERVRAVALAVSRSVPA, via the coding sequence ATGGTTGTAGTCATGGAGCGCGGCGCGCGCGAAGACCAGATTGAAGCCGTCATCGCCCGGCTGAATGACTTCGGATTCGACGTCCACCGGTCCAGCGGGAGTCAGCAGACGGTGCTCGGGGCCATCGGCGTGAAGCCGGACTTCGATCGCCGCCATATCCAGCTGTTGGACGGGGTGTCCGAAGTCCATCGGGTCACGGAGCCGTACAAATTCGCAAGCCGGTCCTGGAGCCGTGAGAACACCGTCGTGACGTTGCCACATGCCGCCATCGGGGGCCCGGATCTGGTGGTCATGGCCGGCCCGTGCAGCGTCGAATCGGAGGAACAGATCCACGAATCCGCGCGGATAGTAGCGCAGGCGGGTGCGCGGATGCTGCGTGGCGGGGCGTTCAAGCCGCGCTCCTCTCCCTATGCGTTCCAGGGTCACGGCGAGCCCGGGCTCCGGTGGATGCGCGACGCCGCCACCGCGAACGGCCTGGACGTCATCACGGAGGTCATGGATGCGTCGCAGGTCGAATTGGTTGCCCGGTATGCGGACGTGCTGCAGATCGGCGCCCGGAACATGCAGAATCATACCCTGCTGCGGGCCGTCGGCCAGTCCGGCCGTCCGGTCCTGCTGAAGCGCGGGTTGTCGGCGACCATCGAGGAATGGCTCATGAGCGCTGAATACATCCTGGCTGCCGACAACCCGCACGTCATCCTGTGCGAACGGGGCATCCGGACCTTCGAGACGGCCACCCGGAACACGTTGGACCTGTCCGCGGTGCCGGTGGTCAAGTCGAAGAGCCACCTCCCGATCGTAGTCGACCCCAGTCACGGGATCGGTATCCGGAACAAGGTGGAACCGATGGCGCTTGCAGCGGTGGCGGCCGGCGCCGATGGACTCATGATTGAAATGCACCCCGACCCGCCGGCCGCTCTTTCCGACGGTCCCCAGTCCCTCTTCCCTGAGCAATTCAATACGCTCATGGAGCGCGTCCGGGCGGTTGCCCTGGCGGTTTCACGCAGTGTTCCAGCGTGA
- the tyrS gene encoding tyrosine--tRNA ligase, with the protein MIYEEFEWRGLLYDSTPELKDLFASGPQTAYIGFDPTASSLHVGSLLPIMSLARLQRFGHHPIALVGGGTGLIGDPSGKTAERQLQSAEQVAENLAGIQRQLEPFLDFKATDNPARMVNNLDWLGSLGLIDFLRDVGKYFTVNYMLAKESVKRRIESEDGISYTEFTYMMLQAYDFLELSDRYGCHVQMGGSDQWGNIIAGTDLIRRARSRRAHGLVFPLVTNAAGTKFGKTEAGTIWLDPLRTSPYRFYQFWLNADDRDVVPYLKYFTWLSREEIAALEKTHEADPGRREAHRVLAREVTALVHGPTELANAEKASEVLFGGALDDVSVDSLRDIFEDVPSTTLGRTVLEGEGLGVLDLFSDTGLAASKGEARRLVRSGGAFVNNARVADENDRVGVEALIEGSLLVLRKGKRNYHLVHVEG; encoded by the coding sequence ATGATATACGAAGAGTTTGAATGGCGCGGCCTGTTGTACGACAGCACGCCGGAGTTGAAGGATCTATTTGCTTCCGGACCGCAGACCGCTTACATCGGTTTCGATCCGACGGCATCGAGCCTGCACGTGGGTTCGTTGTTGCCCATCATGAGCCTGGCCCGCTTGCAGCGGTTCGGGCACCATCCCATTGCACTCGTGGGCGGTGGGACCGGTCTGATCGGCGATCCGAGTGGGAAAACGGCCGAGCGGCAGTTGCAGTCGGCCGAACAGGTCGCGGAGAACCTGGCCGGTATCCAGCGCCAGTTGGAGCCATTCCTGGATTTCAAGGCCACGGACAACCCGGCCCGCATGGTCAACAACCTGGATTGGCTGGGCTCCCTCGGGCTGATAGACTTCCTGCGCGACGTGGGCAAGTACTTCACGGTCAACTACATGCTGGCCAAGGAGTCCGTCAAGCGCCGCATTGAGTCGGAAGACGGCATTTCGTACACCGAGTTCACGTACATGATGCTGCAGGCATACGACTTCCTGGAACTCAGCGACCGGTATGGATGCCATGTGCAGATGGGCGGGTCGGACCAGTGGGGCAACATCATTGCCGGCACGGACCTCATCCGCCGCGCCCGGAGCCGGCGCGCGCACGGCCTGGTGTTTCCGCTGGTCACGAACGCGGCCGGAACAAAGTTCGGCAAGACCGAAGCGGGTACCATCTGGTTGGACCCCTTGCGCACGAGTCCCTACCGATTTTATCAGTTCTGGCTGAATGCGGACGACCGGGATGTCGTGCCGTACCTGAAGTACTTCACGTGGCTCAGCCGCGAGGAGATTGCCGCGTTGGAGAAGACGCACGAGGCCGACCCCGGGCGCCGGGAAGCCCACCGCGTGCTGGCCCGTGAGGTCACAGCGTTGGTCCATGGGCCGACCGAACTGGCGAATGCGGAGAAGGCATCGGAGGTCCTGTTCGGAGGCGCGCTCGACGATGTGAGCGTGGACAGTCTGCGGGACATCTTCGAGGATGTACCCTCGACCACGCTTGGCAGGACCGTTCTCGAAGGAGAGGGCCTCGGAGTCCTGGACCTGTTCTCGGATACCGGACTTGCGGCGTCGAAAGGCGAGGCCCGGCGGCTGGTCCGGTCGGGCGGTGCGTTTGTCAACAACGCGCGTGTGGCCGATGAAAATGACCGTGTTGGCGTCGAAGCGCTGATTGAAGGGTCGTTGCTCGTGCTCCGCAAGGGCAAACGGAATTATCACCTTGTCCACGTGGAGGGCTGA
- a CDS encoding sigma factor, which produces MDNRTELIVRLWNDSRRYFRACAERERLLGMQDVEDLASDVMVAVIPRLDGLHAPDRYVRRMARNRVIRELRRRRAEQGVLFPMDPSADAVTDASDAFDDQAERVVRTARRLLREEDTITRMMVAARCASPSRSFSEISQVTGVSSSALRMRMSRFTRRVRSAVENPAPRVVVHRTKTRKYAHVR; this is translated from the coding sequence ATGGACAATCGTACTGAACTCATTGTACGACTTTGGAACGATTCCCGTCGATATTTCCGGGCCTGTGCGGAGCGGGAACGTTTGCTGGGGATGCAGGATGTGGAAGATCTGGCGTCGGATGTCATGGTGGCTGTCATTCCCCGACTGGATGGATTGCACGCGCCCGACCGATACGTGCGGCGCATGGCCCGGAACCGGGTCATCCGGGAGCTCAGGCGCAGGCGTGCAGAGCAAGGGGTCCTGTTCCCCATGGACCCGTCGGCGGATGCCGTGACGGATGCAAGCGATGCCTTTGACGACCAGGCCGAGCGGGTCGTTCGAACCGCCCGCCGGCTGCTCCGGGAGGAGGACACGATCACACGGATGATGGTGGCTGCGCGCTGTGCCTCGCCGTCGCGTTCCTTTTCCGAAATCAGCCAGGTCACGGGGGTGAGCAGTTCCGCACTCCGGATGCGCATGAGCCGGTTCACGCGGCGGGTGCGATCGGCGGTGGAGAATCCTGCGCCCAGGGTGGTCGTACACCGGACGAAAACCCGGAAGTACGCCCATGTTCGTTGA
- a CDS encoding universal stress protein, whose protein sequence is MKILFATDLKEPTAITNRIQSFADRLDADLYVLHVHVPTPTTPLGIDPLSGFGEVSYALYDPSIEESIVEAEQGDFDAFVQERFTRPVRPALHHGDPARVILHDATELGADLIILAKRRHSALERMLLGSVTKVVANEATQPVLLLPIPDQDRT, encoded by the coding sequence ATGAAAATCCTCTTCGCCACCGACCTCAAGGAGCCGACGGCCATCACCAATCGCATCCAGTCCTTCGCGGATCGTTTGGATGCGGATCTATACGTGTTGCACGTCCATGTCCCGACCCCGACGACCCCGCTGGGCATCGATCCGCTGAGTGGGTTCGGGGAGGTATCCTATGCACTGTACGATCCGTCCATCGAGGAGAGCATTGTGGAGGCCGAGCAGGGGGATTTCGATGCGTTCGTCCAGGAACGATTCACGCGACCGGTGCGGCCTGCGCTGCATCATGGCGATCCTGCACGCGTCATCCTGCACGATGCCACCGAATTGGGGGCCGATCTCATCATCCTGGCAAAGCGCCGCCACTCCGCACTGGAGCGCATGCTGCTGGGCAGTGTCACCAAAGTAGTCGCCAACGAAGCCACGCAACCCGTACTGTTGCTGCCCATTCCGGATCAGGACCGGACCTGA
- the rpsF gene encoding 30S ribosomal protein S6: MATKNTYELTYIVNSVISDDQVKDLVTRVTEYISDAGGEILEMDEWGSRRLAYPIQKKRNGYYVNMHFRSIAPLIQRLERALEIDDNILRYMTLRLDAKMLRHFEANRGRKAADLAKEAADAQAVADDEDDD, translated from the coding sequence ATGGCTACGAAAAACACGTACGAGTTGACCTATATCGTCAACTCCGTCATCAGTGATGACCAGGTCAAGGACCTCGTCACACGCGTGACAGAATACATCTCCGACGCAGGAGGAGAAATCCTTGAAATGGACGAGTGGGGCAGTCGCCGACTGGCCTATCCCATCCAGAAGAAGCGGAACGGGTATTACGTCAACATGCATTTCCGCTCCATCGCACCGCTCATCCAGCGGCTCGAGCGGGCGCTTGAAATCGACGACAACATCCTCCGGTACATGACGCTGCGGCTCGACGCCAAGATGCTGCGTCATTTCGAGGCCAACCGCGGTCGCAAGGCTGCGGACCTCGCCAAGGAGGCCGCCGATGCCCAAGCGGTTGCCGACGACGAAGACGACGACTGA
- the rplI gene encoding 50S ribosomal protein L9 gives MQVILLQDVENLGEKGDIVAVKPGYGRNFLLPRGLALQATPSVVKSVTEERRQQSRKLSKKKEDAQNLAKELGKIEVVVFAKVGEENRIFGSVTTTNIADGLAAQGVTVDRRNIHVEDDIKVLGVYTATVKLHPEVEAEVKVRVEPEVAA, from the coding sequence ATGCAAGTAATTCTACTCCAAGACGTCGAAAACCTGGGCGAGAAGGGCGACATCGTCGCTGTGAAGCCCGGTTATGGACGCAATTTCCTCCTCCCTCGCGGGTTGGCACTGCAGGCCACGCCGTCGGTCGTCAAGTCCGTCACGGAAGAACGTCGTCAGCAGTCCCGCAAGCTCAGCAAGAAGAAAGAGGACGCACAGAACCTGGCCAAGGAGCTGGGCAAGATCGAAGTCGTTGTCTTCGCCAAGGTGGGCGAGGAGAACCGCATTTTCGGCAGTGTCACCACGACCAATATTGCTGACGGCCTGGCTGCCCAGGGTGTCACCGTGGACCGTCGCAACATCCATGTCGAGGACGATATCAAGGTCCTTGGCGTGTATACCGCGACCGTCAAACTGCATCCCGAAGTGGAAGCAGAGGTCAAAGTCCGCGTGGAGCCTGAAGTCGCCGCCTGA
- the glmS gene encoding glutamine--fructose-6-phosphate transaminase (isomerizing), with the protein MCGIVGYIGQRQAAEILVNGLKRLEYRGYDSAGIAIVNGALEVRKKLGKVAVLEASVDGGMAGTLGIGHTRWATHGFPSDINAHPHVSTDGSFALVHNGIIENYATLRTSLTEKGYVFHSQTDTEVLVRLVEDVHKLTGLALDESLRQALTQVVGTYGIAMVTATDDNVLIAARKGSPLIIGVGDDEYFLGSDAAPIVEYTRSVVYLNDGEMVVIRRNGFEVRTIDNKTLNKEIHELEWDLEEIEKGGYPHFMLKEIMEQPRSLEDCMRGRVGTDVVLGGLIDVMEGLRGAKRIVIAACGTSWHAALVGEYLIEGLARIPVEVEYASEFRYRNPIMSEGDILLVISQSGETADTLAAVREAQSRDVPVYGICNTVGSTIARETDAGVYLHAGPEIGVASTKAFTAQVTVLTMLALALSKDRTLSDEDFSAYLKELQAIPSKIKTFLESDTGIEELARIYRYASNFLYLGRGFNFPVALEGALKLKEISYIHAEGYPAAEMKHGPIALIDRFMPVVFIALRDSTYDKVVSNIQEVVARDGSVIAITDDENTELDEMCEYVIRIPKTLEFLSPLLTVIPLQLLSYHIAVLRGCDVDQPRNLAKSVTVE; encoded by the coding sequence ATGTGTGGAATAGTCGGATACATCGGGCAGCGCCAGGCCGCTGAAATCCTGGTCAATGGATTGAAACGATTGGAATACCGCGGATATGATTCCGCGGGCATTGCCATCGTCAATGGAGCCCTCGAGGTCCGGAAGAAGCTGGGCAAGGTGGCCGTGCTCGAGGCGTCTGTCGATGGTGGCATGGCCGGGACGCTCGGCATTGGGCACACCCGCTGGGCCACGCACGGATTCCCCAGCGATATCAACGCCCACCCTCACGTCAGCACGGATGGCTCGTTTGCCCTGGTGCATAACGGCATCATCGAGAACTACGCCACGCTGCGCACGTCGCTCACGGAAAAAGGGTATGTCTTCCACAGTCAGACCGACACCGAGGTCCTGGTCCGCCTGGTGGAGGACGTGCACAAATTGACCGGCCTGGCGCTCGACGAATCCCTGCGCCAGGCGCTGACCCAGGTGGTGGGTACGTACGGGATTGCCATGGTCACGGCTACCGATGACAATGTCCTGATTGCCGCCCGGAAAGGGAGTCCGCTCATCATCGGCGTGGGGGATGACGAGTACTTCCTGGGGTCGGACGCCGCGCCCATCGTGGAGTATACCCGGAGTGTCGTATACCTGAATGACGGCGAGATGGTGGTCATCCGGCGCAACGGGTTCGAGGTGCGCACCATCGACAACAAGACCCTGAACAAGGAAATCCACGAGTTGGAGTGGGATCTGGAAGAGATCGAGAAGGGCGGCTACCCCCATTTCATGCTCAAGGAAATCATGGAGCAGCCCCGCTCACTTGAGGATTGCATGCGGGGACGCGTGGGAACGGATGTCGTGCTGGGGGGACTGATTGACGTCATGGAGGGACTCCGCGGCGCGAAACGCATTGTGATTGCTGCGTGTGGCACGTCCTGGCATGCGGCGCTCGTCGGGGAATACCTGATTGAAGGGTTGGCCCGGATTCCCGTGGAAGTGGAGTATGCGAGCGAATTCCGGTACCGGAATCCCATCATGTCGGAAGGCGATATCCTCCTGGTCATTTCCCAGTCCGGAGAAACAGCCGATACGTTGGCCGCTGTTCGGGAGGCCCAGTCCCGGGATGTCCCGGTGTACGGTATCTGCAACACCGTAGGGTCGACCATCGCGCGTGAAACCGATGCGGGGGTCTATCTGCACGCAGGACCCGAGATCGGCGTTGCCTCCACGAAGGCGTTCACCGCCCAAGTCACCGTCCTGACCATGCTCGCGCTCGCCCTGTCGAAGGACCGGACGCTGTCGGATGAGGACTTCTCGGCGTATCTGAAGGAACTGCAGGCCATACCGAGCAAGATCAAGACCTTCCTGGAATCGGATACGGGCATCGAAGAGTTGGCGCGCATCTACCGGTACGCATCCAACTTCCTGTATCTGGGCCGCGGATTCAATTTCCCGGTGGCCCTGGAAGGTGCCTTGAAGCTCAAGGAAATCTCCTATATCCACGCGGAGGGCTATCCGGCCGCCGAGATGAAGCACGGGCCGATCGCATTGATTGACCGGTTCATGCCGGTGGTGTTCATCGCGCTGCGGGACAGTACCTACGACAAAGTGGTGTCGAATATCCAGGAGGTGGTGGCGCGGGACGGATCGGTCATTGCCATCACGGACGATGAAAACACGGAATTGGATGAGATGTGCGAATACGTCATCCGGATTCCGAAAACCCTGGAATTCCTGAGTCCGTTGCTCACGGTCATTCCGCTGCAGTTGTTGTCCTACCACATTGCCGTCCTGCGGGGTTGTGATGTGGACCAGCCACGGAATCTGGCCAAGAGCGTAACGGTGGAGTAG
- a CDS encoding cytochrome c biogenesis protein CcdA — MVLPDTFPRLSGWPRLQTWLVLFLMACWPMAVAGQDAVPDLGLGGGPSIGVSADYVTWRAEARPDSVSPGRSTIVAFTATITGPGDWKMYALDQALPDRSVGVRPYGIDVSWPDSMDGVTARASLGQDPPRSGYDPTFDMELPYFKSESVVYAVLDVDAELPVAGSEPVVLTPRVQFQICSDEFGVCLRPERTEVPVTFTLVTGGQDAGASTAQIARALDAGTITDGPTPDERPGQSGLLAFLLLAVGAGLASLLTPCVFPMLPLTVSYFTKHADDRVQSVKLAGLYGVSIVATFTVIGIVMAVVVGAAGAQTIASNPWVNLLIAAVLVGFALSLLGLYELRLPSGLVNRVNALGGGSGAMGVWFMGLTLTLVSFSCTAPFVAGLLAAAAGGTWAWPVAGMMVYSATFASPFVLFALFPNALQRLPKSGSWMNVVKVVLGFVELAAAVKFLSNADLVWGWGLISRPLGIAFIVVVFFLAGLYLIGQLRLAHEPAPDGIGAGRLMLGSLFFAVSLYMLPGLFGSPLNALDAFLPPRQAGDVGLFNVLGASGMDAVPGADDGWHVDDIDAAVAEAATRNLPIFVDFTGYTCTNCRSMEANVFPRAPVASRLANDFVRLKLYTDGPEKGDEFHRYQLRLTGIVALPTYAVVDTDGTTLLLREFGMMDVDEFAAFLDKGTRRFQVRS; from the coding sequence ATGGTCCTCCCGGATACGTTTCCCCGCCTGAGCGGATGGCCCCGCTTGCAAACGTGGTTGGTGCTGTTCCTCATGGCGTGTTGGCCCATGGCCGTGGCTGGCCAGGATGCGGTGCCCGACCTCGGGCTGGGCGGAGGGCCGTCCATCGGGGTATCCGCGGATTACGTCACCTGGCGCGCGGAAGCCCGGCCGGACAGCGTATCGCCGGGCCGCTCCACCATCGTGGCCTTCACGGCTACGATAACGGGTCCGGGGGATTGGAAGATGTATGCCTTGGACCAGGCGCTGCCGGATCGTTCAGTGGGAGTGCGCCCCTATGGCATTGACGTTTCCTGGCCCGATTCCATGGATGGCGTCACCGCCCGTGCGTCGCTCGGACAGGATCCTCCCCGTTCGGGGTACGATCCCACGTTCGACATGGAACTGCCGTACTTCAAGAGCGAATCGGTCGTGTACGCGGTGCTGGATGTGGATGCTGAGCTACCGGTCGCCGGCAGCGAGCCGGTCGTATTGACGCCGCGTGTCCAATTCCAGATCTGCTCCGACGAGTTCGGTGTGTGCCTGCGTCCGGAGCGCACGGAGGTGCCGGTTACATTCACGCTCGTGACGGGCGGGCAGGACGCCGGCGCATCGACCGCCCAAATTGCACGGGCCCTGGATGCCGGCACGATCACCGACGGGCCCACCCCGGACGAGCGCCCCGGACAGTCCGGCCTCTTGGCCTTCCTGCTGCTGGCCGTCGGCGCCGGGTTGGCGTCGTTGCTGACCCCGTGTGTCTTCCCGATGCTTCCGCTTACGGTGTCCTATTTCACGAAACACGCCGATGATCGGGTCCAGTCGGTAAAACTGGCCGGTCTGTACGGGGTCTCGATCGTTGCCACGTTCACGGTCATCGGCATTGTCATGGCCGTGGTGGTGGGGGCGGCCGGAGCGCAGACCATTGCGTCGAATCCGTGGGTGAACCTGCTGATTGCGGCCGTATTGGTGGGCTTCGCCCTGTCCCTGCTCGGGCTCTACGAACTGCGACTGCCGTCCGGACTGGTGAATCGGGTCAACGCCCTGGGCGGCGGGTCAGGCGCCATGGGGGTCTGGTTCATGGGTTTGACGCTGACGCTGGTCTCGTTTTCCTGCACGGCTCCGTTCGTGGCCGGTCTGCTGGCGGCTGCAGCCGGAGGTACCTGGGCGTGGCCCGTGGCCGGAATGATGGTCTATTCGGCCACATTTGCCTCGCCGTTTGTCCTGTTCGCCCTGTTTCCGAATGCCTTGCAGCGCCTCCCCAAGTCGGGATCCTGGATGAATGTGGTCAAGGTCGTCCTGGGCTTCGTGGAATTGGCGGCCGCGGTCAAGTTCCTTTCCAATGCTGACCTGGTCTGGGGATGGGGCCTGATTTCGCGACCGTTGGGCATTGCGTTCATCGTGGTGGTGTTCTTCCTGGCCGGTCTGTACCTGATTGGACAGCTCCGGCTGGCACACGAACCGGCGCCGGATGGTATCGGTGCCGGTCGACTCATGCTTGGCTCCCTGTTCTTCGCAGTGTCCCTGTACATGCTGCCGGGACTGTTTGGATCGCCCTTGAACGCCCTGGATGCCTTCCTTCCGCCTCGCCAAGCCGGTGATGTCGGTCTGTTCAATGTGCTGGGCGCCTCGGGTATGGACGCGGTGCCGGGTGCCGATGACGGCTGGCACGTGGACGATATCGACGCCGCCGTCGCCGAGGCTGCCACGCGGAATCTGCCCATCTTCGTTGATTTCACCGGCTATACGTGTACCAATTGCCGGTCCATGGAAGCCAACGTATTTCCACGGGCGCCGGTCGCTTCGCGGCTGGCCAACGACTTCGTCCGGCTGAAACTGTACACCGACGGCCCGGAGAAGGGCGACGAATTCCACCGATACCAGCTCCGGCTCACCGGGATCGTGGCGCTGCCCACATACGCAGTGGTCGACACCGACGGCACGACGTTGCTCCTGCGCGAATTCGGAATGATGGACGTGGACGAGTTCGCAGCATTCCTGGACAAGGGCACGCGCCGCTTTCAGGTCCGGTCCTGA
- the prfA gene encoding peptide chain release factor 1, whose amino-acid sequence MIKTELLDGIRRRYDDVTRQMAQPEVATDPRKMAVLGREHTSLRGMIEIVDAYQGMLTEAADLREMLEADDSGELGEMAEAELEELEERLPGVEEELRLMLIPKDPEDSKNAIVEIRAGTGGDEAALFAGDLFRLYSRFAELKGWTVEIMEASEGTKGGYKEIILALAGPEVFGTMKYESGVHRVQRVPATESSGRIHTSAATVAVLPEAEEVDIELHANDVKVDVYRSSGPGGQSVNTTDSAVRLTHIPTGLVVTCQDEKSQLKNKDKAMRVLRSRLYELELAKRNAERTEARRSMVSTGDRSAKIRTYNWPQGRVTDHRLEGDDKNHALEKVMDGDLGGIIRALRVAENADRLSAL is encoded by the coding sequence ATGATCAAAACCGAGCTGCTCGACGGTATCCGACGTCGGTACGATGACGTCACGCGCCAGATGGCCCAACCGGAAGTGGCCACGGATCCCCGGAAAATGGCGGTGTTGGGCCGGGAGCACACGTCCCTTCGGGGGATGATCGAAATCGTGGATGCCTACCAGGGCATGCTCACGGAAGCGGCGGACCTGAGGGAGATGCTGGAGGCGGACGATTCGGGCGAGTTGGGAGAAATGGCCGAGGCCGAGTTGGAGGAATTGGAGGAGCGCTTGCCGGGTGTCGAGGAAGAATTGCGCCTCATGCTCATTCCGAAGGATCCGGAGGACTCCAAGAATGCCATCGTCGAGATCCGGGCCGGAACCGGGGGCGACGAAGCCGCACTGTTTGCCGGCGACCTGTTCCGGTTGTACTCCCGCTTCGCTGAGTTGAAAGGCTGGACGGTGGAGATCATGGAAGCATCGGAAGGCACGAAGGGGGGGTACAAGGAAATCATCCTGGCCCTGGCCGGACCTGAAGTGTTCGGCACCATGAAGTACGAGAGCGGTGTGCACCGGGTCCAGCGTGTGCCGGCCACGGAATCGAGCGGTCGCATCCACACGTCGGCGGCCACGGTTGCCGTGTTGCCCGAGGCCGAGGAGGTGGACATCGAGTTGCACGCAAACGATGTGAAAGTGGATGTATACCGGTCCAGTGGACCCGGCGGTCAGAGCGTGAACACGACGGATTCCGCCGTCCGGTTGACCCATATTCCGACGGGCCTGGTTGTGACCTGCCAGGATGAGAAGAGCCAGTTGAAGAACAAGGACAAGGCCATGCGCGTGTTGCGCTCACGCCTGTACGAACTCGAACTGGCCAAACGGAATGCCGAACGCACCGAGGCCCGGCGCAGCATGGTCTCCACGGGGGATCGGTCGGCCAAGATCCGTACCTACAATTGGCCGCAAGGGCGCGTGACGGACCACCGGCTTGAGGGGGACGACAAGAACCACGCCCTGGAGAAGGTCATGGACGGAGATCTGGGTGGCATCATCCGGGCGCTTCGCGTGGCGGAGAATGCCGATCGGTTGTCTGCGCTGTAG
- the rpsR gene encoding 30S ribosomal protein S18, with amino-acid sequence MSTNTNFKEPEYVDYKDVEMLKRYLNEQGKILPRRITNASAKFQRQLTRAVKRARHMALIPFVTDSLK; translated from the coding sequence ATGTCTACCAACACCAATTTCAAGGAGCCGGAGTACGTCGACTACAAGGATGTCGAAATGCTCAAGCGTTATTTGAACGAGCAAGGCAAGATCCTGCCCCGCCGCATAACGAATGCTTCCGCCAAGTTCCAGCGCCAGCTCACGCGTGCCGTGAAGCGGGCCCGCCACATGGCGCTCATTCCGTTCGTTACCGACTCGCTCAAGTAA